A portion of the Microbacterium hominis genome contains these proteins:
- the pyrE gene encoding orotate phosphoribosyltransferase produces MTVASTPELELDRHNLIALITAEAVFHGDFTLSSGKKASYYVDMRKLTLDHRAAPAIGRIMLDLIRDVDGIVAVGGLTLGADPIANAVMHESARTPTPLDAFVVRKEPKDHGRGRQVEGADVVGKRVVVVEDTSTTGQSALKAVEALRREGAEPVAVAVIVDRKTGAQAAIEAEGLQWLAAIDLDDLGLAPQ; encoded by the coding sequence ATGACCGTCGCGTCCACGCCCGAGCTCGAGCTCGACCGCCACAACCTCATCGCCCTCATCACGGCCGAAGCCGTGTTCCACGGCGACTTCACCCTCTCCAGCGGCAAGAAGGCGTCGTACTACGTCGACATGCGCAAGCTGACGCTCGACCACCGCGCAGCTCCCGCGATCGGGCGCATCATGCTCGACCTCATCCGCGACGTCGACGGCATCGTGGCGGTGGGCGGTCTCACCCTCGGCGCCGACCCGATCGCGAACGCGGTGATGCACGAGTCGGCCCGCACGCCGACCCCGCTCGACGCGTTCGTCGTGCGCAAGGAGCCCAAGGACCACGGCCGCGGCCGCCAGGTCGAGGGCGCCGACGTCGTCGGCAAGCGCGTGGTCGTGGTCGAGGACACCTCGACGACCGGTCAGTCGGCGCTCAAGGCGGTCGAGGCGCTGCGGCGAGAGGGCGCGGAGCCCGTCGCCGTCGCGGTGATCGTCGACCGCAAGACCGGCGCGCAGGCGGCGATCGAGGCGGAGGGCCTGCAGTGGCTCGCCGCGATCGACCTCGACGACCTGGGGCTCGCGCCCCAGTAG
- a CDS encoding exodeoxyribonuclease III yields MRLATWNVNSIRARVDRIVDFAVREHIDVLAMQEIKCKTEQFPFAAFEEAGYHVEAHGFSQWNGVAIASREPISDVRTAFPDMPGFAKGHEGPDAPQEARALGATVGGVEVWSLYVPNGRALGDPHYDYKLHWLKALEEYTRSALAANPELPLALVGDFNIAPTDADNGDPSVVAGFSTHVSPLERDAFAAIEAAGVQDVVRPLVPTGFTYWDYKQLRFPRNQGLRIDFIMGSQALADGVTGAAIHREERKGDGPSDHVPVVVDLDLEPVDDDDRPMFW; encoded by the coding sequence ATGCGCCTTGCCACTTGGAACGTGAACTCCATTCGCGCCCGCGTCGACCGCATCGTCGATTTCGCCGTGCGCGAGCACATCGACGTGCTCGCGATGCAGGAGATCAAGTGCAAGACCGAGCAGTTCCCGTTCGCCGCGTTCGAAGAGGCGGGGTACCACGTCGAGGCGCACGGGTTCTCCCAGTGGAACGGCGTCGCGATCGCCAGTCGCGAGCCGATCTCCGATGTGCGCACGGCGTTCCCCGACATGCCCGGCTTCGCGAAGGGGCATGAGGGCCCCGACGCGCCGCAGGAGGCGCGGGCGCTCGGCGCCACCGTCGGCGGGGTCGAGGTGTGGAGTCTCTACGTGCCGAACGGCCGCGCCCTCGGCGACCCGCACTACGACTACAAGTTGCACTGGCTGAAGGCGCTCGAGGAGTACACTCGCTCGGCCCTCGCGGCGAACCCCGAGCTGCCGCTCGCCCTCGTGGGCGACTTCAACATCGCCCCGACGGATGCCGACAACGGCGATCCGTCGGTGGTGGCGGGCTTCTCCACCCACGTCTCGCCCCTCGAACGCGACGCGTTCGCGGCGATCGAGGCCGCCGGCGTGCAAGACGTCGTGCGCCCGCTGGTTCCGACCGGCTTCACCTACTGGGACTACAAGCAGCTGCGCTTCCCGCGCAACCAGGGTCTGCGCATCGACTTCATCATGGGATCGCAGGCCCTCGCCGACGGCGTGACGGGTGCCGCCATCCACCGCGAGGAGCGCAAGGGCGACGGCCCGAGCGACCACGTGCCCGTGGTCGTCGACCTCGACCTCGAGCCCGTCGACGACGACGACCGCCCCATGTTCTGGTGA
- a CDS encoding Re/Si-specific NAD(P)(+) transhydrogenase subunit alpha, producing MTRIGIVAERPGENRVSATPQTVAKILALGYEVVVETGAGAASTFPDHAYADAGAGVVSKEEAWAAAVVLKVAPPTDDEIALLADGATLLGLLSPALRPDLVAALSTRGITALALDAVPRISRAQSMDVLSSMANISGYRAVVEAAHEFGRFFTGQVTAAGKVPPAKVLVAGAGVAGLAAIGAASSLGAIVRATDPRPEVADQVRSIGGEYLEVVVPDEQKQVSSDGYAKATSEAYDRRAAEIYSEQAADVDIIITTALIPGRPAPRLITADDVAAMTPGSVIVDMAAAQGGNVAGSVAGERVVTENGVVILGYTDLAGRLPAQASQLYGTNLLNLLKLVTPAKDGVLTLDFDDVVQRSVTVVRDGATTWPPPPVTVSAAPAKPAVEATDAASTGRTPWLTPARRGALVVAGIAALFLVSAVAPAPLPQHLTVLTLSIVVGFYVIGKVTHALHTPLMSITNAISGIIVIGAMSQIVVPDLTVRVLAAIAVLLASINIFGGFAVTRRMLSMFQKGAQQ from the coding sequence ATGACGCGCATCGGCATCGTCGCCGAACGACCCGGGGAGAACCGGGTCTCCGCCACGCCCCAGACCGTCGCCAAGATCCTCGCGCTCGGGTACGAGGTCGTCGTCGAGACGGGGGCGGGTGCGGCATCCACCTTCCCGGATCACGCATACGCGGATGCCGGGGCCGGCGTCGTCTCGAAGGAGGAGGCGTGGGCGGCGGCGGTCGTGCTGAAGGTCGCGCCGCCGACCGACGACGAGATCGCCCTCCTCGCCGACGGCGCCACGCTCCTCGGACTGCTGTCGCCGGCGCTGCGCCCCGATCTCGTCGCGGCACTGTCGACCCGCGGCATCACCGCGCTCGCGCTCGACGCCGTACCGCGCATCTCGCGGGCCCAGTCGATGGATGTGCTCAGCTCCATGGCGAACATCTCCGGCTACCGTGCCGTGGTGGAGGCGGCGCACGAGTTCGGCCGCTTCTTCACCGGTCAGGTGACCGCGGCGGGCAAGGTCCCGCCCGCCAAGGTGCTCGTCGCCGGCGCGGGCGTGGCGGGGCTCGCGGCGATCGGCGCGGCATCGAGCCTCGGCGCCATCGTGCGGGCCACCGACCCGCGACCCGAGGTGGCCGACCAGGTGCGTTCGATCGGCGGCGAGTACCTCGAGGTCGTCGTTCCCGACGAGCAGAAGCAGGTGTCGTCCGACGGCTACGCCAAGGCCACGAGCGAGGCCTACGATCGGCGGGCCGCCGAGATCTACAGCGAGCAGGCCGCCGACGTCGACATCATCATCACGACCGCGCTGATCCCGGGACGCCCGGCACCGCGCCTGATCACCGCCGACGACGTGGCGGCCATGACACCCGGCTCGGTCATCGTCGACATGGCGGCCGCCCAGGGCGGCAACGTCGCGGGGTCGGTGGCGGGCGAGCGCGTGGTCACCGAGAACGGCGTGGTCATCCTCGGCTACACCGACCTCGCGGGGCGGCTGCCGGCCCAGGCGTCGCAGCTGTACGGCACGAACCTCCTCAATCTGCTGAAGCTCGTGACTCCCGCCAAAGACGGCGTGCTGACGCTCGACTTCGACGACGTGGTGCAGCGCTCGGTCACCGTCGTGCGCGACGGGGCGACCACGTGGCCGCCGCCGCCGGTGACCGTCTCGGCGGCGCCCGCGAAGCCGGCCGTCGAAGCCACGGACGCGGCATCCACGGGACGAACACCCTGGCTCACGCCGGCCAGACGCGGCGCGCTCGTCGTGGCGGGCATCGCCGCGCTGTTCCTCGTCAGCGCCGTCGCCCCCGCACCGCTGCCGCAGCACCTCACCGTGCTGACGCTGTCGATCGTGGTGGGCTTCTACGTGATCGGCAAGGTCACCCACGCGCTGCACACACCGCTGATGAGCATCACCAATGCGATCTCCGGAATCATCGTGATCGGCGCGATGAGCCAGATCGTGGTGCCCGATCTCACGGTTCGGGTCCTCGCCGCGATCGCCGTGCTGCTCGCATCGATCAACATCTTCGGCGGATTCGCGGTGACCCGACGAATGCTCTCGATGTTCCAGAAGGGGGCGCAGCAGTGA
- a CDS encoding S8 family serine peptidase, whose product MQPSSSRPRRLLAATVAGCALVGAGLTGTAAVAADPAAPALTGSPALLSGASAGGTAVTLITGDTAYLTTDADGGQSVFVRGAGGESTGDVFTRTVEGDVYAIPVDALDAIGDDRLDLELFNVSGLVRQGYDDAGRTSLPVIVSGTVGVIEGTEATAELESIDATAVTIDKESAAEAFEALMAGGADVRIALDALMEPAVVPAAAGAASTSVMLDPRTGVEQTGAPKAWASGYTGEGVRVAVLDTGWDSSHPDLADHVVAEKDFTGSGATADQVGHGTHVAGTVAGDGTADVSRVGMAPDADLIIGKVLGPNGGSQSSIIEGMEWAVAQGADIVNMSLGSQVPAPCEDPVEAAVEALSDQALFVISAGNLSTRTSVTSPGCAPEALTVGAVDANGDVASFSSRGAVMGDHRVKPDISAPGVDIVSAWANGTGGVKYRSMSGTSMAAPHVAGAAALVAQAHPEWTGDQIKRALAAGVKTGETSTVYEEGAGELWVPGAIAATVTSDVSVSVGTFAWPHGADQKASTPVTYQNSGSKAVQLSFRVDDVTGADGARVPSSLIRVSPQTVTIPAGGSVEVTVSARGDVGTLATDAYGEISARVIATANGKTASTTAVGMWLAPQTTTVDFEVIDRNGAPASVGLFDLVDRHAPARGLVSLASGIPTEELRVGTYTVGAYVRTTVDGQRTWTYVSVPELEITGSTTKVTLDARDAVPITVDTPRPMKIVDSQFGTEMSWDRWGVESYLSTTGADLFVTPTARVKDGEFGFAVTMRGVDPSTSIATSPYIYNLVFATEHGIDAAQNHVVREKDLATVTESWHGELGPLAMLDVMTVRPAGWTTDLVGLSVPVNAPAQRTAYYTAGATWQQSASESSRLPAALWVDPERTYTAGQETSVDWYKLRSRTGTLYRADGSPGRVAERQGTLIGFSFPQWQDTVAGRYAIAGFREVGNTAVWVDGVYRGVAAFPYAQLTVGEGAHDVSVRIINTKLGSAPLSSTTYTVFSFSTDEPADGAIAALPVVFPRYDAAVDEFNRAPRDSAFEVTIGSVGQDGYDPGEWASLSVRMASTPIVWDVNNLPGESPSWVDVPVVERDGEWVALIDQADVPVNSKISLAVEGVDAHGAQVEQYVFDLYQVP is encoded by the coding sequence ATGCAACCGAGCTCTTCCCGACCCCGACGCCTGCTCGCGGCCACCGTCGCCGGCTGTGCGCTGGTCGGCGCCGGCCTGACCGGCACCGCAGCGGTCGCCGCCGACCCGGCCGCCCCCGCCCTCACAGGGTCTCCCGCGCTGCTCAGCGGCGCCTCGGCCGGCGGCACCGCGGTGACCCTCATCACCGGCGACACCGCGTACCTCACCACGGATGCGGATGGCGGCCAGAGCGTGTTCGTCCGCGGCGCCGGCGGCGAATCGACCGGCGACGTCTTCACGCGCACGGTCGAGGGGGACGTCTACGCGATCCCCGTCGACGCGCTCGACGCCATCGGCGACGACCGTCTCGATCTCGAGCTCTTCAACGTCAGCGGGCTGGTCCGCCAGGGCTACGACGACGCGGGCCGCACCTCCCTCCCCGTCATCGTGTCGGGCACCGTCGGGGTCATCGAGGGCACCGAGGCGACTGCCGAGCTCGAGTCCATCGACGCGACCGCCGTGACGATCGACAAGGAGTCCGCCGCCGAGGCCTTCGAGGCGCTGATGGCGGGCGGTGCCGACGTGCGGATCGCGCTGGACGCCCTCATGGAGCCGGCCGTCGTTCCGGCCGCGGCGGGCGCGGCATCCACCTCGGTCATGCTCGACCCCCGCACGGGCGTCGAGCAGACCGGAGCGCCGAAGGCATGGGCGTCGGGCTACACCGGCGAGGGGGTGCGGGTCGCCGTGCTCGACACCGGGTGGGACAGCAGCCACCCCGACCTCGCCGATCACGTCGTCGCCGAGAAGGACTTCACCGGCTCGGGCGCGACCGCGGATCAGGTCGGCCACGGCACGCACGTCGCGGGTACGGTGGCCGGGGACGGCACCGCCGACGTGAGCCGCGTGGGCATGGCACCCGACGCCGACCTCATCATCGGCAAGGTGCTCGGCCCGAACGGCGGATCGCAGTCGTCGATCATCGAGGGCATGGAGTGGGCGGTCGCCCAGGGCGCCGACATCGTGAACATGTCGCTCGGCAGCCAGGTGCCCGCACCCTGCGAGGACCCCGTCGAGGCGGCGGTCGAGGCGCTCAGCGACCAGGCGCTGTTCGTCATCTCGGCCGGCAACCTCTCGACCCGCACTTCGGTCACCTCGCCCGGCTGCGCGCCTGAGGCGCTCACCGTCGGCGCCGTCGACGCGAACGGCGACGTGGCCTCGTTCTCCAGCCGCGGCGCCGTGATGGGCGACCACCGCGTCAAGCCCGACATCTCCGCACCGGGTGTGGACATCGTCTCGGCGTGGGCCAACGGAACCGGCGGCGTGAAGTACCGCAGCATGTCGGGCACCTCGATGGCCGCACCGCACGTTGCGGGTGCGGCGGCGCTCGTCGCCCAGGCCCACCCGGAGTGGACCGGCGATCAGATCAAGCGCGCGCTCGCCGCCGGCGTGAAGACCGGCGAGACCAGCACCGTGTACGAAGAGGGCGCGGGCGAGCTGTGGGTTCCCGGTGCCATCGCGGCGACCGTCACCTCCGACGTCAGCGTCTCGGTGGGCACCTTCGCGTGGCCGCACGGCGCCGACCAGAAGGCGTCGACGCCGGTGACGTACCAGAACAGCGGATCCAAGGCCGTGCAGCTGTCGTTCCGCGTCGACGATGTGACCGGGGCCGACGGTGCACGTGTGCCGTCGTCGCTCATCCGCGTGTCGCCGCAGACGGTGACGATCCCCGCCGGTGGCTCGGTGGAGGTGACCGTGTCGGCGCGCGGCGACGTCGGCACGCTCGCCACCGATGCCTACGGCGAGATCAGCGCCCGCGTCATCGCCACGGCGAACGGGAAGACGGCGTCGACGACCGCCGTCGGCATGTGGCTCGCGCCGCAGACCACCACCGTCGATTTCGAGGTGATCGACCGCAACGGCGCCCCCGCGAGCGTCGGCCTGTTCGATCTCGTCGACCGTCACGCTCCGGCCCGCGGGCTGGTGTCGCTGGCGTCCGGCATCCCGACCGAGGAGCTCCGCGTGGGCACGTACACGGTGGGTGCGTACGTACGCACGACCGTCGACGGCCAGCGCACCTGGACCTACGTGTCGGTCCCCGAGCTCGAGATCACCGGGTCGACCACGAAGGTCACGCTCGATGCGCGCGACGCCGTGCCGATCACCGTCGACACGCCCCGCCCGATGAAGATCGTCGATTCGCAGTTCGGCACCGAGATGTCTTGGGATCGCTGGGGGGTCGAGTCGTACCTGTCGACGACCGGCGCCGACCTGTTCGTCACCCCCACCGCGCGGGTGAAGGACGGCGAGTTCGGCTTCGCCGTCACGATGCGCGGCGTGGATCCCTCGACCTCTATCGCGACGAGCCCGTACATCTACAACCTCGTCTTCGCCACCGAGCACGGCATCGATGCCGCACAGAATCACGTCGTGCGCGAGAAGGACCTGGCCACCGTCACCGAGTCGTGGCACGGCGAGCTCGGTCCGCTCGCGATGCTCGATGTGATGACCGTGCGGCCCGCGGGCTGGACGACCGACCTGGTCGGTCTGTCGGTCCCGGTCAACGCCCCCGCCCAGCGCACGGCGTACTACACGGCCGGCGCGACGTGGCAGCAGAGCGCGAGCGAGTCCAGCCGGCTGCCCGCCGCCCTGTGGGTCGACCCGGAGCGCACGTACACGGCCGGCCAGGAGACCTCGGTCGACTGGTACAAGCTGCGCAGCCGCACCGGCACCCTGTACCGCGCGGACGGCTCGCCCGGACGTGTCGCAGAACGGCAGGGCACGCTCATCGGGTTCAGCTTCCCGCAGTGGCAGGACACCGTCGCCGGACGCTACGCGATCGCCGGCTTCCGCGAGGTCGGCAACACCGCGGTGTGGGTCGACGGCGTCTATCGCGGCGTGGCGGCCTTCCCGTACGCACAGCTCACGGTCGGTGAGGGTGCGCATGACGTGTCGGTGCGGATCATCAACACCAAGCTCGGGTCTGCGCCCCTGTCGAGCACGACGTACACCGTGTTCTCGTTCTCGACCGACGAACCGGCCGACGGGGCCATCGCGGCGCTGCCCGTCGTGTTCCCGCGCTACGACGCCGCCGTCGACGAGTTCAACCGGGCGCCGCGTGACAGCGCGTTCGAGGTGACGATCGGCTCGGTCGGTCAGGACGGCTACGACCCGGGCGAGTGGGCGTCGCTCTCGGTGCGCATGGCGAGCACGCCGATCGTGTGGGACGTCAACAATCTGCCCGGGGAGAGCCCGTCGTGGGTCGATGTGCCCGTGGTGGAGCGCGACGGGGAATGGGTGGCGCTGATCGACCAGGCCGACGTGCCGGTGAACAGCAAGATCTCCCTGGCGGTCGAGGGCGTCGACGCGCACGGCGCCCAGGTCGAGCAGTACGTGTTCGACCTGTACCAGGTGCCGTAA
- a CDS encoding dihydrofolate reductase family protein, whose amino-acid sequence MTGRITIDLFTTLDLVAQAPGGPDEDPSNGFPYGGWQAPLSDDVEGANVQERLRDIDALVLGRRTYDIFADYWPRHPDAFAGGIAGAFNRIPKYVASRGTPTLAWVGSQRLGPDLAAEFAGLRERHENVRVIGSVDLVQTLLTDRLFDELTLWVYPVVLGQGKKVFPDGAAPANLRLIAPPLVSDRGAVLLRYAPAPGEPRTGTMGG is encoded by the coding sequence ATGACCGGACGCATCACGATCGACCTGTTCACCACCCTCGACCTGGTCGCGCAGGCGCCGGGCGGGCCCGACGAGGACCCATCGAACGGGTTCCCGTACGGCGGGTGGCAGGCGCCGCTCAGCGACGACGTCGAGGGCGCGAACGTGCAGGAGCGGCTGCGCGACATCGACGCCCTCGTGCTCGGGCGCCGCACGTACGACATCTTCGCGGACTACTGGCCGCGGCATCCCGACGCCTTCGCCGGCGGCATCGCGGGCGCCTTCAACCGGATCCCGAAGTACGTGGCCTCCCGCGGGACGCCGACGCTCGCGTGGGTCGGATCGCAGCGGCTCGGCCCCGACCTGGCGGCCGAGTTCGCCGGGCTGCGCGAGCGGCACGAGAACGTGCGCGTGATCGGCAGCGTCGACCTGGTGCAGACCCTCCTGACCGATCGGCTCTTCGACGAGCTCACCCTGTGGGTGTACCCGGTCGTGCTGGGGCAGGGGAAGAAGGTCTTCCCCGACGGCGCCGCGCCGGCGAACCTCCGGCTGATCGCCCCGCCGCTCGTGTCGGACAGGGGGGCGGTGCTGCTGCGCTACGCGCCCGCGCCCGGCGAGCCCCGCACCGGCACGATGGGCGGTTGA
- a CDS encoding nitroreductase/quinone reductase family protein — MRRLVVTAAVLLVLALPLAYVVRGVRTKDPRFLDRFIRLQRDVLNRGMMTAAGRTNSPIAVIEHIGRSSGRSYETPVTAFREGDDWVIGLPYGPEVSWAKNVLTAGEAVLRIDGDRHVVNGVRVVPIASTALATRMSAVIRLFGVESAMVLHDASVR; from the coding sequence ATGAGGCGGCTCGTCGTCACGGCAGCCGTGCTGCTGGTGCTCGCCCTGCCCCTCGCCTATGTCGTGCGCGGGGTGCGCACGAAGGATCCGCGCTTCCTCGACCGGTTCATCCGCCTGCAGCGGGACGTGCTCAACCGCGGCATGATGACCGCCGCCGGACGGACGAACTCGCCGATCGCCGTGATCGAGCACATCGGCCGGTCGAGCGGCCGCTCGTACGAGACGCCGGTGACCGCGTTCCGCGAGGGCGACGACTGGGTGATCGGACTGCCGTACGGCCCCGAGGTGTCCTGGGCGAAGAACGTGCTGACCGCCGGAGAGGCCGTGCTGCGCATCGACGGGGACCGCCACGTCGTCAACGGGGTGCGCGTGGTGCCGATCGCCTCCACCGCGCTCGCCACGCGCATGTCGGCGGTGATCCGGCTGTTCGGCGTGGAGTCCGCGATGGTGCTCCACGACGCGTCGGTGCGCTGA
- a CDS encoding trypsin-like serine protease, with translation MRRPVLGLAAAAAAVLFLSFATPAQAVTDGVPDGEGHPYVGLMVAFDGEGGGWRCSGTLISPTVYVTAGHCTEGAVEGVQLWFTSDLEPDPAAHGYPLVGEVTGTPYVYPDYDPAAFFTNDLGVVVLDEPVLLDAYGALPVAGQLDSLATKRGKQDVTFTAVGYGLQSSYPAASKLESSALKTRMVAYPKLNQINSPGFTGGFSILLSNNARTGGTCFGDSGGPNFLGTSNVIAGVTSFGLNETCGGTGGVFRLDQADELAWVSSFLD, from the coding sequence ATGCGCAGACCTGTGCTCGGACTCGCCGCTGCGGCGGCCGCCGTGCTGTTCCTGTCATTCGCCACGCCCGCGCAGGCCGTGACCGACGGCGTGCCCGACGGCGAGGGCCATCCCTACGTCGGACTGATGGTCGCCTTCGACGGCGAAGGCGGCGGATGGCGGTGCTCGGGCACCCTCATCTCGCCGACGGTCTACGTCACCGCGGGCCATTGCACCGAGGGCGCCGTCGAGGGCGTGCAGCTGTGGTTCACGAGCGACCTCGAACCCGACCCCGCGGCGCACGGCTATCCGCTGGTCGGCGAGGTGACCGGAACGCCCTACGTCTATCCCGACTACGACCCGGCCGCGTTCTTCACGAACGACCTCGGCGTGGTCGTGCTCGATGAGCCCGTCCTCCTCGACGCCTACGGCGCGCTGCCGGTCGCGGGTCAGCTCGACAGCCTCGCGACCAAGCGCGGCAAGCAGGATGTCACGTTCACGGCGGTCGGCTACGGCCTGCAGAGCTCGTATCCCGCGGCGTCCAAGCTCGAGTCGAGCGCTCTGAAGACCCGGATGGTCGCGTATCCGAAGCTCAACCAGATCAACTCCCCGGGCTTCACGGGCGGCTTCTCGATCCTGCTGTCGAACAACGCCCGCACCGGAGGCACGTGCTTCGGCGACTCCGGCGGGCCGAACTTCCTCGGCACGAGCAACGTCATCGCGGGGGTCACCTCGTTCGGCCTGAACGAGACGTGCGGTGGCACGGGCGGCGTCTTCCGGCTCGACCAGGCCGACGAGCTGGCCTGGGTGTCCAGCTTCCTGGACTGA
- a CDS encoding nitroreductase family deazaflavin-dependent oxidoreductase yields the protein MKAVAITLAVLIGAVVAAAVGLAAALVGAVRTGDPERVRRFTRFQRDRVNPRVLQTAGSAGDRYAVVEHVGRTSGTPYETPVGAVRDGDHWYVMLVYGPQTSWARNLVAAGGGSLRSDGERRTVVDAVVVPVAETPFVHSDAGVIRFLGIQSALRLRDAGVAASTEAVAE from the coding sequence ATGAAAGCCGTCGCGATCACCCTCGCCGTGCTCATCGGCGCCGTCGTCGCCGCGGCCGTCGGCCTGGCCGCGGCGCTGGTCGGCGCGGTGCGCACGGGGGATCCGGAGCGGGTCCGCCGGTTCACGCGCTTCCAGCGCGACAGGGTCAATCCGCGTGTGCTGCAGACCGCCGGCTCCGCCGGAGACCGCTACGCGGTCGTCGAGCACGTCGGGCGCACGAGCGGCACCCCCTACGAGACCCCCGTCGGCGCGGTGCGCGACGGCGATCACTGGTACGTCATGCTCGTCTACGGGCCGCAGACCTCGTGGGCGCGCAACCTCGTCGCCGCGGGCGGCGGGTCGTTGCGCAGCGACGGCGAGCGCCGCACCGTCGTCGACGCGGTGGTCGTGCCCGTCGCCGAGACGCCGTTCGTGCACAGCGACGCCGGCGTGATCCGTTTCCTCGGCATCCAGTCGGCGCTGCGGCTGCGCGATGCCGGGGTGGCGGCATCCACCGAGGCGGTCGCGGAATGA
- the pntB gene encoding Re/Si-specific NAD(P)(+) transhydrogenase subunit beta: MTGDPLAALILAASVATAAYLVAGLLFILALAGLSKHETARRGVGYGIAGMAIALLATVLAVTGTAAVTSQDALGLILLVVAVVVGGAIGLWRARVVEMTGMPELIALLHSFVGAAAVLVGWNGALYDTGLEGALADIHHAEVFIGVFIGAVTFTGSIVAFLKLSGRVSSKPLVLPGKNAMNLGALVAFVALTVWYVITPELWLLIVVTLLALALGWHLVASIGGGDMPVVVSMLNSYSGWAAAAAGFLLNNDLLIVTGALVGSSGAYLSYIMCKAMNRSFLSVIAGGFGIEAPRGDDADHGEHREVDAETVADMLAGASTVVITPGYGMAVAQAQYPVAELTQQLRDRGVNVRFGIHPVAGRLPGHMNVLLAEAKVPYDIVLEMDEINDDLRSTAVVLVIGANDTVNPAAAEDPSSPIAGMPVLRVWEAENVIVFKRSMASGYAGVQNPLFFRENTAMLFGDAKERVDDILKAL, from the coding sequence GTGACCGGGGATCCGCTCGCCGCCCTCATCCTCGCCGCCTCGGTGGCCACCGCCGCCTACCTCGTGGCCGGACTGCTGTTCATCCTCGCCCTCGCGGGACTGAGCAAGCACGAAACGGCCCGGCGCGGCGTCGGCTACGGCATCGCCGGCATGGCCATCGCCCTGCTCGCCACCGTGCTCGCAGTGACGGGGACCGCGGCCGTGACGAGCCAGGACGCGCTCGGGTTGATCCTCCTCGTGGTCGCGGTGGTCGTGGGCGGTGCCATCGGACTGTGGCGGGCGCGCGTCGTCGAGATGACGGGGATGCCGGAGCTCATCGCCCTGCTGCACTCGTTCGTGGGCGCCGCCGCGGTGCTCGTCGGCTGGAACGGCGCCCTCTACGACACCGGGCTGGAGGGCGCGCTCGCCGACATCCACCACGCAGAGGTCTTCATCGGCGTGTTCATCGGCGCGGTCACCTTCACCGGCTCGATCGTCGCGTTCCTGAAGCTCTCGGGGCGCGTGTCGTCGAAGCCCCTCGTGCTGCCCGGCAAGAACGCCATGAACCTCGGGGCGCTGGTCGCCTTCGTCGCGCTGACCGTCTGGTACGTCATCACGCCGGAGCTGTGGCTGCTGATCGTCGTGACGCTGCTCGCACTCGCGCTCGGGTGGCACCTGGTGGCATCCATCGGCGGCGGCGACATGCCCGTGGTCGTCTCGATGCTCAACAGCTATTCCGGCTGGGCGGCGGCCGCGGCGGGCTTCCTGCTGAACAACGACCTGCTCATCGTGACGGGCGCGCTCGTCGGCTCGTCGGGTGCCTACCTCTCGTACATCATGTGCAAGGCGATGAACCGGTCGTTCCTGTCGGTGATCGCCGGCGGCTTCGGCATCGAGGCTCCGCGCGGCGACGACGCCGATCACGGCGAGCACCGCGAGGTGGATGCCGAGACCGTCGCCGACATGCTCGCCGGCGCCTCGACCGTGGTCATCACGCCCGGCTACGGCATGGCCGTCGCGCAGGCGCAGTACCCCGTGGCGGAGCTCACCCAGCAGCTGCGCGACCGCGGCGTGAACGTGCGGTTCGGCATCCATCCCGTCGCCGGACGCCTCCCGGGCCACATGAACGTGCTGCTGGCCGAGGCCAAGGTGCCCTACGACATCGTGCTGGAGATGGACGAGATCAACGACGACCTGCGCTCCACGGCGGTCGTGCTCGTGATCGGCGCGAACGACACCGTCAACCCGGCGGCCGCCGAGGACCCGTCGTCGCCGATCGCCGGGATGCCGGTGCTGCGGGTGTGGGAGGCGGAGAACGTCATCGTGTTCAAGCGCTCGATGGCCTCCGGCTACGCCGGCGTGCAGAACCCGCTGTTCTTCCGTGAGAACACGGCGATGCTGTTCGGCGACGCCAAGGAGCGGGTCGACGACATCCTGAAGGCCCTGTAG